One genomic segment of Mangifera indica cultivar Alphonso chromosome 6, CATAS_Mindica_2.1, whole genome shotgun sequence includes these proteins:
- the LOC123218458 gene encoding beta-amyrin 28-monooxygenase-like: MDLISTPFFLEFSCFFLFYVIPLLILASGVRSLKTRQKNLPPGSSGLPFIGETIQFRHQEKFVLDRMKKYSPDIFKTSILGDEVAVICGPDGHKFIFSNENKLFTPILPYSMQKILLSNSSSPKIKEEIKTVKTLPGFLKTEDLAMCIGIMDSINQQQMRTFWDGQDEVKAFPLAKSLTLSIACRLFMGTEDPGLVARTITRLDDVKVGMFSAPLNFPGTNFHKACKAAAAVHEELLRIISEKKAAMARGAPTTLDFLSHLILATGESGQGMTEVEIADKFMGILIVGYGTVATVMTLFMKYVGERPDVYNQVLKEQQEIAACKKPEELLNRDDMQKMKYSWNVLCEVMRVKPAIQGTIIREVMTEFTYAGYTVPKGWKVYWNVNSTNKNPEYFPDPEKFDPSRHSETSNLPLFTFVPFGGGPRMCPGKEYARLVTLTFVHNLVKRFRWDMVIPDERILGETMPFPEQGLPVRLYHH, from the exons ATGGATCTCATTTCAACACCATTCTTTCTGGAGTTCTCATGTTTCTTCCTTTTCTATGTCATTCCCCTTCTCATTCTTGCTTCCGGCGTTCGTTCACTCAAAACCAGACAGAAAAACCTCCCACCAGGGAGCTCCGGATTGCCTTTCATCGGAGAAACAATTCAATTCCGGCATCAAGAGAAATTTGTTCTCGACAGAATGAAAAAATACTCTCCAGATATATTCAAAACCAGCATTCTTGGGGATGAAGTTGCAGTAATTTGCGGTCCAGATGGCCATAAATTCATCTTCAGCAATGAAAACAAACTCTTCACTCCAATCCTTCCCTATTCTATGCAAAAAATCTTACTCTCCAATTCTTCTAGCCCTAAAATCAAAGAAGAAATCAAAACGGTGAAAACCTTACCGGGGTTCTTGAAAACTGAAGACCTGGCCATGTGCATAGGCATAATGGATTcaataaatcaacaacaaatgcGAACTTTTTGGGATGGCCAAGATGAAGTGAAGGCCTTCCCTTTAGCCAAGTCTCTGACTTTAAGCATTGCCTGTCGATTATTCATGGGCACTGAAGATCCTGGGCTTGTTGCCAGAACGATTACCAGGCTTGACGATGTGAAAGTGGGGATGTTTTCAGCTCCATTGAATTTTCCGGGAACGAATTTTCACAAAGCCTGCAAAGCCGCAGCTGCAGTTCATGAGGAGTTGTTGAGGATAATTTCTGAGAAGAAAGCTGCAATGGCAAGAGGAGCACCGACGACGCTGGACTTTTTATCACATTTGATTTTGGCTACAGGTGAATCTGGGCAAGGCATGACAGAGGTTGAGATTGCAGACAAATTCATGGGTATCCTTATTGTTGGATATGGCACTGTGGCTACTGTCATGACTTTATtcatgaaatatgttggagaaAGACCTGATGTATACAATCAAGTCCTGAAAG AGCAACAAGAAATCGCAGCCTGTAAGAAGCCGGAGGAGCTGTTGAATCGGGATGACATGCAGAAGATGAAATATTCCTGGAATGTATTATGTGAAGTTATGAGAGTCAAACCAGCAATTCAAGGAACCATAATTAGGGAGGTTATGACTGAGTTTACATACGCTGGTTACACTGTTCCTAAAGGATGGAAG gtaTATTGGAATGTAAATTCAACAAACAAGAACCCTGAATACTTTCCAGATCCAGAAAAATTTGACCCATCAAGACATAGTGAAACAAGTAACTTGCCGCTTTTCACATTTGTTCCATTTGGAGGTGGGCCTCGAATGTGCCCAGGAAAAGAGTATGCTCGATTGGTAACACTCACTTTTGTTCACAATCTGGTCAAGAGATTTAGATGGGATATGGTCATTCCAGACGAAAGAATCCTAGGTGAAACGATGCCATTTCCAGAACAAGGACTTCCAGTTCGTCTTTATCATCACTAG
- the LOC123218589 gene encoding beta-amyrin 28-monooxygenase-like, translated as MEFSYFFLFYLAPLLILASGIRSLKTRQKNLPPGSSGLPFIGETIQFRHQEKFVLDRMKKYSPDIFKTRILGDEVAVICGPNGHKFIFSNENKLFTPIIPYSMQKILLSNSPRTKIKEEIKMVKTLPGFLKTEDLAKCIGIMDSINQQQMRTFCEGQDEVKAFLLAKSLTLNIACRLFMGTEDPGLVARTITRLDDVRVGMFSAPLNFPGTNFRKACKAAAALHEELLRIISEKKAAMARGARTTLDLLSHFISATDESGQRMSEVETADKLVGFLVVGYGTVATVMTLFMKYVGERPDVYNQVLKEQQEISACKKPEELLNRDDIQKMKYSWNVLCEVMRVKPAIQGTIIREVMTDFTYAGYTVPKGWKVYWNVNSTNKNPEYFPDPEKFDPSRHSETSNLPLFTFVPFGGGPRMCPGKEYARLVMLTFVHNLVKRFRWDMVIPNERILGETMPFPEQGLPVRLYHH; from the exons ATGGAGTTCTCATATTTCTTCCTTTTCTATCTCGCTCCCCTTCTCATTCTTGCTTCCGGCATTCGTTCACTCAAAACCAGACAGAAAAATCTCCCACCAGGGAGCTCCGGATTGCCTTTCATCGGAGAAACAATTCAATTCCGGCATCAAGAGAAATTTGTTCTCGACAGAATGAAAAAATACTCTCCAGATATATTCAAAACCAGGATTCTTGGAGATGAAGTTGCAGTAATTTGCGGTCCAAATGGCCATAAATTCATCTTTAGCAATGAAAACAAACTCTTCACTCCAATCATTCCCTATTCTATGCAAAAAATCTTACTCTCCAATTCTCCTCGGACTAAAATCaaagaagaaatcaaaatgGTAAAAACCTTACCTGGGTTCTTGAAAACTGAAGACCTGGCCAAGTGCATAGGCATAATGGATTCAATAAATCAACAGCAAATGCGAACTTTTTGTGAAGGCCAAGATGAAGTGAAGGCCTTCCTTCTAGCCAAGTCTCTGACTTTAAACATCGCCTGCCGATTATTCATGGGCACTGAAGATCCTGGGCTTGTTGCCAGGACGATTACCAGGCTTGACGATGTGAGAGTGGGGATGTTTTCAGCTCCATTGAATTTTCCAGGAACGAATTTTCGCAAAGCCTGCAAAGCCGCAGCTGCACTTCATGAGGAGTTATTGAGGATAATTTCTGAGAAGAAAGCTGCAATGGCGAGAGGAGCACGGACGACGCTGGAccttttatcacattttatttCGGCTACAGATGAATCTGGGCAACGTATGTCAGAGGTTGAGACTGCAGACAAACTCGTGGGTTTCCTTGTTGTTGGATATGGCACTGTGGCTACCGTCATGACTTTATtcatgaaatatgttggagaaAGACCTGATGTATACAATCAAGTCCTGAAAG AGCAACAAGAAATCTCAGCCTGTAAGAAGCCTGAGGAGCTGTTGAATCGGGATGACATCCAGAAGATGAAATATTCCTGGAATGTATTATGTGAAGTTATGAGAGTCAAACCAGCAATTCAAGGAACCATAATTAGAGAGGTCATGACTGATTTTACATACGCTGGTTATACTGTTCCTAAAGGATGGAAG gtaTATTGGAATGTAAATTCAACAAACAAGAACCCTGAATACTTCCCAGATCCAGAAAAATTTGACCCATCAAGACATAGTGAAACAAGTAACTTGCCTCTTTTCACATTTGTTCCATTTGGAGGTGGGCCTCGAATGTGCCCAGGAAAAGAGTATGCTCGATTAGTAATGCTCACTTTTGTTCACAATCTGGTCAAAAGATTTAGATGGGATATGGTCATTCCAAACGAAAGAATCCTAGGTGAAACGATGCCGTTTCCAGAGCAAGGACTTCCAGTTCGTCTTTATCATCACTAG